One genomic window of Solanum dulcamara chromosome 10, daSolDulc1.2, whole genome shotgun sequence includes the following:
- the LOC129870011 gene encoding uncharacterized protein LOC129870011 produces the protein MAENVNQGKRKLEEQSSVNAGSKAVEDYDSDEYDHDMYVGNRRMNREVRKEYNRQVKESEGFDITLDLDLGVSIGAPLVPARGEENNPMFTEISCLALDAFNSQNNKRYKFVENVTVNTSLAAGYWCRNTFLAKDSDAPYTVKTFQARGFWGICGERIIAFCRLKKTSSDQGDEYPPYSNADLKARQ, from the exons ATGGCAGAGAATGTTAATCAAGGGAAGCGAAAATTGGAAGAACAGAGTAGTGTGAATGCTGGGAGCAAAGCTGTAGAAGATTACGATTCTGATGAGTATGATCATGATATGTATGTGGGGAATCGCAGGATGAATCGAGAAGTTCGGAAGGAGTATAACAGGCAGGTGAAGGAGAGTGAG GGTTTTGATATCactttggatttggatttgggtGTTAGTATTGGTGCTCCACTTGTTCCAGCACGGGGTGAAGAGAACAATCCAATGTTTACTGAGATATCATGCTTAGCCCTTGATGCTTTCAATTCACAGAAT aATAAAAGATACAAATTTGTTGAAAATGTGACTGTGAACACATCACTTGCTGCTGGATATTGGTGTCGTAACACATTTCTAGCAAAGGATTCTGATGCTCCCTACACTGTAAAGACCTTTCAAGCACGGGGGTTCTGGGGAATTTGTGGAGAAAGAATTATTGCATTTTGCAGGCTTAAGAAAACATCCAGTGATCAAG GTGATGAATACCCTCCCTATTCCAATGCTGATTTGAAAGCTAGACAGTGA
- the LOC129870012 gene encoding uncharacterized protein LOC129870012, which yields MANIPEECYREGFEDLVTAEAINQVLQHQPMVGAIIVHRSFLHFKGGGVYMGRVENEAADEKHHRGHSVLITGWGIKNGVEYFEIKNQWGDNWGDKGYAKVRRELIYRLAYPEGIVQLPSGEKKKGKDAPSSSGTKKQKA from the exons ATGGCAAATATTCCTGAAGAATGTTACAGGGAGGGTTTTGAGGACTTGGTGACTGCAGAAGCTATTAATCAAGTGTTGCAGCACCAACCTATGGTTGGGGCAATTATAGTCCATAGGAGTTTCCTGCATTTCAAAGGAGGG GGAGTTTATATGGGACGTGTTGAAAATGAGGCTGCTGATGAGAAACATCACAGAGGACATTCTGTACTAATAACAGGATGGGGAATTAAGAATGGAGTAGAGTACTTTGAGATTAAGAATCAATGGGGTGATAATTGGGGTGATAAGGGGTATGCTAAAGTTAGGAGGGAATTGATATATAGATTAGCTTATCCTGAAGGTATCGTTCAATTACCTTCTGGGGAGAAAAAGAAGGGAAAAGATGCTCCGAGCAGTAGCGGAACCAAAAAACAGAAAGCCTGA
- the LOC129871634 gene encoding uncharacterized protein LOC129871634, giving the protein MCVVSDRNESIIKSVSMVFPNVPHFACIWHIWKNVCTKYRRSKAVLSDIFYSMAKAYRKDEVDKLMAKVERIDQRVAQYLKNAGYEKWSRVHATVNRGRMMTSNIAECINGCLVEARELPIIDFLEQTRMLFGSWNCKNREIASYTKHTLGRKFEDILVSNTIKCSRMKVVASSEYLYSVYELGIRYIMCLERKICTCGRFQLDEIPCPHAIAVLKSKNITDLHPYCSDYYKPEALANTYELPMVPMPDKKDWTAPKEILEEIVLPPIYKRMPGRPKKGRKKFANEKITSSTNSCGRCGHEGHNRKTCNFIPK; this is encoded by the exons atgtgtgttgtatcagataggaacgaaagcataatcaagagtgtaagcatggtatttcccaatgttcctcattttgcatgcatatggcatatatggaaaaatgtGTGTACTAAATACAGAAGGAGCAAAGCTGTACTAAGTGACATCTTCTATTCAATGGCCAAGGCATACCGAAAAGATGAAGTCGATAAATTAATGGCCAAAGTTGAAAGAATCGATCAACGGGTggcacaatatttaaaaaatgcaggatacgaaaagtggtcaagggttcatgccactgtcaacaggggtagaatgatgacttctaacatcgcagaatgtatcaatggatgtcttgttgaagcacgagagctgcctataattgactttttggagcaaacgagaatgttatttggttcttggaactgcaaaaatagagaaatagcatcttatacaaaacatactttgggtagaaaattcgaagatatcctAGTTTCAAACACGATcaagtgttcgagaatgaag gttgttgcttcatcagagtatctttattctgtttacgaattaggtataagatacattatgtgtctagagagaaaaatatgcACTTGTGGTAGAtttcaactagacgagataccatgtccacatgcaattgcagtgttaaagagcaagaacattactGACCTGCACCCATATTGTTCTGATTACTACAAACCAGAGGCAttggcaaatacttatgaattaccaatggttccaatgccagataagaaagactGGACTGCTCCgaaggaaattttggaagaaattgTCTTGCCGCCAATATACAAAAGGATGCcaggaagaccaaagaaagggagaaaaaagttCGCTAATGAGAAAATAACAAGTAGCACAAATTCTTGTGGACGTTGTGGCCACGAAGGCCATAAcagaaagacttgtaatttcattcctAAATAG
- the LOC129905030 gene encoding uncharacterized protein LOC129905030: MINLPNVTHPSKILQSPYLSNFGSSEKGKENLSDVTHQTHPFEGFGICYQPPSELVTDYSQWIDKGLLKSHGNKNSKEDHYRSKCSSFGFERMDFVVAFPKDKNWFYLMSQPDRCWNDEHIDVIFYYLRKKSKMQLSNQYRYTTTNCIFKNYIEYAHTRYYHLPPNISTQEDMARATVTAHQERSVKNIIRGFSIPAGLPWHLVDEVYIPVNCDMDFHWVLAVVVLKERLIRVYDSSPRRRSSNPSQEIQKIAAMLPTYLQDSGFFDNNERTD, encoded by the exons ATGATAAATCTGCCAAATGTTACGCATCCTTCGAAGATCTTACAGTCGCCGTATCTTTCAAACTTTGGGTCGAGTGAAAAGGGAAAGGAAAATTTGTCAGATGTTACGCATCAGACACAcccttttgaaggttttggTATATGCTATCAACCCCCTTCCGAGCTTGTCACAGACTACTCTCAATGGATAGATAAAGGACTTCTAAAATCACATGGCAACAA GAATTCGAAGGAGGATCATTACAGATCTAAGTGCTCTTCATTCGGCTTTGAAAGAATGGACTTTGTTGTGGCATTTCCTAAAGATAAGAACTGGTTCTACCTAATGTCACAGCCGGACAGATGCTGGAACGATGag cacatcgatgtaatattttactaccttcGGAAGAAATCGAAGATGCAGTTGAGCAATCAGTATCGATACACAACGACAAAttgcattttcaaaaattacattGAATATGCACACACACGCTACTATCACCTTCCACCTAACATTTCTACACAAGAAGATATGGCAAGGGCCACTGTTACAGCTCATCAAGAGAGATCCgtgaagaacataataagaggtttCTCAATACCAGCCGGTTTGCCCTGGCATTTAgtagatgaggtatacattcCAGTAAACTGTGAcatggattttcattgggttcttGCGGTAGTTGTGTTGAAAGAGAGGTTGATACGTGTGTATGATTCATCGCCTAGACGAAGAAGTAGCAACCCTTCCCAAGAGATCCAAAAGATAGCAGCAATGCTACCAACATACCTGCAAGACAGTGGTTTCTTTGACAACAACGAACGTACTGATTGA